The following are from one region of the Arachis duranensis cultivar V14167 chromosome 10, aradu.V14167.gnm2.J7QH, whole genome shotgun sequence genome:
- the LOC107469577 gene encoding uncharacterized protein LOC107469577, which translates to MTKKRNWGEKETVVLTEECSAIIQKKLPQKMKDLGSFQIPYIIGDINIEKVLCDLEASINLMSLAMMKRMRIEEAKPIRMALQLADRTFKFPHGVVEDLLVKVGEFIFPADFVVLDMKKEANTLIILGRPFLATVGAIIDVQKRELVLRLHEEKTVLNVFKAMSYPKESISECMMVDIMEKPVQEVLEEEQCEEIMEQDQ; encoded by the coding sequence ATGACTAAGAAAAGAAACTGGGGAGAAAAGGAAACTGTGGTGCTCACagaggaatgtagtgccatcataCAAAAGAAGCTTCCTCAAAAGATGAAGGACCTTGGGAGCTTCCAAATCCCCTACATTATAGGGGATATCAACATTGAAAAGGTATTATGTGATCTGGAAGCTAGCATCAACCTTATGTCCTTGGCCATGATGAAGAGAATGAGGATTGAAGAGGCCAAACCAATAAGAATGGCTCTTCAATTAGCTGATAGAACATTCAAGTTCCCTCATGGAGTAGTGGAGGACTTGTTGGTTAAGGTGGGAGAGTTCATCTTCCCAGCTGATTTTGTTGTACTTGATATGAAGAAAGAGGCTAACACATTaatcattctaggaagaccattcctagctactGTTGGAGCTATAATCGATGTTCAAAAAAGAGAGTTAGTCTTGAGACTGCATGAAGAGAAGACGGTCCTCAATGTCTTCAAAGCAATGAGCTACCCCAAGGAATCCATTAGTGAATGCATGATGGTTGACATAATGGAAAAGCCAGTTCAAGAAgttttagaagaagaacaatgtgAAGAAATAATGGAGCAAGATCAATAA